The stretch of DNA CTATCAACGGAAGCACCGCTCCGCTATGGGTCATCGACGGTGTGATCGTAGGAAAAGACCCGGGAGACATCAATCCCAACGACATCGAGACGCTCACTGTACTCAAAGATGCCGCCTCTACGGCGATATACGGTTCGCAAGGAGCCAACGGTGTCATCGTGATCACCACCAAAGGGGCACAGGCTGGCAGGACGAGCATCAACTTTTCGGCCAAGGCGGGCTTGTCTACGCTGAACAACGGAAAGGTGAAAATGATGAACGGTGCCGAACTTTACGATTATTATAAGTCGTTTACCAACGTCTCGGAGATTGCCTTCCCGCGATGGAACGACAAACTTCGCGACAGCAATTTCGACTGGTGGAAACTGGCTTCGCACACTGGTTTCGTGCAAAACTACGACCTCGCGGTGAACAGTGGCGGCGAAAAGCTGAGTGCGATCTTTACCGGCGGCGTATATAAAGAGAACGGTGCCGTGCGCGGATACGACTATACACGCTACAACACCATGGTGAAGCTCAACTTCCGGCCCTACTCCTGGGTGTCTATCCGCCCGGCCCTGAACGGCAGCAAGAGCTTGATCGACGACCGTCAGCGGTCTACCGATGCCATGTATTCGATGTTGCCGTGGGACAGTCCTTACGATGCCAACGGCAAAATCGTGGGCAACAAGTCGTCTTCGTGGGTCAACAGCAATTCTACCAACTATCTTTACGAACTGCAATACAACTGGAGCAAGTATGATTCTTACGCCTTTAACGGTAGCTTCGACTTCGATCTGTATCTCACCAACTGGCTCACTTTCTCGTCGGTGAACAGCTATCGCTGGAAGACCAACCTGGATAAGACCTATACCGACGCACGAACATCGGGCGCAGAGGGGAAAGGCCGCGTGAGCGAAAGCACCAGTACAAGCACCCGCCGCTATACCAACCAGTTGCTGAAAGCCACTCGCAACTTTGGCAACTATCACGGATTCGCTCTGCTGGGCTATGAGTTCAACGACGGAGAATACCGCCATCATGGCGGCGAAGGTACGGGTGTGGTGCCTGGTTTCTCACAGTTGGACATCACGTCGACACCCGAATCGGTGAGCGGAAACAAGTATGAATGGGCCGTTCAGTCGTTCTTCGCCAACATCAACGCCGACTACGACAACAAATATCTGCTGCAACTCTCCCTCAGAACCGACGGAGCCAGCAACTTCGGCTCTGATGCTGCCTACGGAACGTTCTTCTCTTTGAGCGGCGGATGGGTGGCAACGGCCGAGAAATGGTTCAAAGTGCCCTGCATCGACTATCTAAAGGTGCGTGCTTCTTATGGCTCTGTGGGTAGCCGACCTAACAGTTTGTATCCTCAATACAGCCTTTACAATCTGGAACAAAGCTATAACGGGGTGCCGGGAGGTGTCATCTCGCAGCTGGAAAACAAAAAACTCACCTGGGAAAAAACCTATACTGCGGGGCTGGGACTGGACTTAAACATGTTCCATCGCCTGCGGATGACGTTCGATTTCTATCGCAAACGCACCAATAACCTGCTCTTTGCCGTGCCCATCTCGGGCGTAATGGGCGTGACAAGCATCTGGCAGAACATCGGAGAACTTACCAATACGGGCTTCGAAACGACGTTCTCGGCCGACATCATCAAGCAGAAAGACTTCACTTGGACCTTCGATGCCAACCTCTCGACCAACTCTAACAAGATCAAAAGACTCTACAACGGCCGCGATCAGATTATCGGAGACGACGGAATTGCCGGTTCTACCCATACCTTATTAAAGCCGGGACTCAGCGCAGACACCTATTATCTGCGCGAATGGGCGGGCGTTGACCCTTCCAACGGTGCTCCCTTGTGGTATACAACCGATGCCAGCGGCAACCGCGTTACCACCAATTCCTATGCCAAGGCAGACCAAGTGGCGCTCAAGCAGCATGCTTCGCCCAGCGTCTTCGGTAGCTTCTCGACGACGCTCACTTACAAAGGGTTCGACCTGAACGCTGTTTTCGGCTACTCATTGGGGGCCAGCATCTACAACTATTCTCGTCAGGAGTACGACTCAGACGGAGCTTACACCGACCGAAACCAGTTCCGTTTGCAGAAAGGATGGAGCCGTTGGAAGGCCGCTGGCGACCATGCCACGCATCCAGTAGCCTCGTATAACAATTCATCCAACTCGAATAAAGCTTCTACACGCTACTTAGAGAGTGCCGACTTCCTGAAACTTCGCTCCGTAACCTTGGGCTATAACTTCCACCTAAAGAGCTCTATCGTCAAGGCCTTGCGCCTCTATCTGAGCGCAGAAAATCTCTTCTGCATCACCGGTTACTCGGGTGTTGACCCCGAATTGCCCGCTGCCGACAGTGGCCGCGACACTTCAGGAGAACGTTCTACGGCTCTTTCCATCTCCACCGGATCGGGTGTTTATCCCTCGGTACGTAAGTTCATGCTCGGTGTGAACGTAACCTTCTAAAAAGATTTTGCCTTATGAAAAAGATCTATATGCTGCTTGTTGCAGCAGCCACACTGGTTTCTTGCAGTGTGGAACGCCATCCTGAATACATGATGGACGGCGATAAAGTGAGCCATGACGTTGAAGGCACCTTCCCGACACTGCTCAACGGCTGCTACGGATACCTCAAAACATGGTCGGACCCGATGTATCGCTGCGGCGAATATGCGGGCGACAACATGATGATTCGCGGTACTTCTACCGACGCTTTCTACGAGTTCATCTCTTATTCGCGAACGCCCAACAACTACCGCCTGCAAAATTTCTGGGATTATAGCTATAAAGTGATTGCCCAGACGTCGAACATTATCAAGTCGACTGCCGAAGGACAGAGTACCACCACCGACACTCAGCTGGGCGAATGCTACTATCTGCGGGGCATGCTTTACTTCTATCTCTGCCGTGCCTACGGTCGGCCGTATACCCAAAATCCGGAAACACACCTGGGAGTGCCCATCGTCAACGGTACGCCCGACGACCCTGCCAACGCCCAACTGCCCGATCGTGCCACCGTCAAAGAGACCTATGCTCAGGCCATCAGCGACCTGGAGAAGGCTGCTTCCTTGATGACGGAAGAGATTCATCCCGGCGAGAAGTGCATCTTTGCCTCTAAAGAGGCCGCTTGGGCCATGCTCAGCCGCATCTATCTCTACATGAGTGGAACCTACGACAGCCCCAATGCCACGTTTGCCAAGAAGAGTGCAGAGTATGCCACAAAGGTAATCAACTCGGGAAAGTTCAGCTTGCTGAGTCGAGAAGACTACGGAAAGAGCAACATGCTCGACCCGGAGAACAACTCGGAGAACATCTTTGTAGTCAAGCGCGTTGAGAGTGAGTACTCCGGTTGGGACTATTACTACACCATCGGGGGTATGTATTCCAACATCGGAGGTATGGGATGGGGCGAGATGTATGCCTCTGCCAAATACTTAGACCTGCTCAACGAGACGGGACAAAACAACTGGTTCAAAAAAGAATACACCGACATCAGAGCCAAATTCATCGAACCGCAATACCGACAGGAGGGCAATGCCTACACGCCCGTTTTCCGTTTCATCAAGAAAGTCTTCGACAGCAATGGCACACAGGTGAACTTCAACTACGTGCAATTCCGCTATACGAAACACAGCGACGGAACCATCACTTGCGACACCACCGAAAATAAGGTAAAGAAGTCTTATCTGCTCACCCCCATCAACGCTGCGCAAAGACTCTATTCCATCACCTACGA from Prevotella sp. oral taxon 475 encodes:
- a CDS encoding SusC/RagA family TonB-linked outer membrane protein — encoded protein: MKPMRKTNAQRMLILALPLLCCSFSAQQLAAKPLTVLQQEASKLKGKVVDSQTGEPLPGAYITVAGTKKVAVTNADGEFTLAAKPGDELVVTSLGYEKMQVRAAQHLSISLVSTATMIGETVVVGYNTQKRNSLTGALQTVSNKDLTNITTANVTNMLSGKVTGLNVAPGSGQPGAFGAIVVRGKSTINGSTAPLWVIDGVIVGKDPGDINPNDIETLTVLKDAASTAIYGSQGANGVIVITTKGAQAGRTSINFSAKAGLSTLNNGKVKMMNGAELYDYYKSFTNVSEIAFPRWNDKLRDSNFDWWKLASHTGFVQNYDLAVNSGGEKLSAIFTGGVYKENGAVRGYDYTRYNTMVKLNFRPYSWVSIRPALNGSKSLIDDRQRSTDAMYSMLPWDSPYDANGKIVGNKSSSWVNSNSTNYLYELQYNWSKYDSYAFNGSFDFDLYLTNWLTFSSVNSYRWKTNLDKTYTDARTSGAEGKGRVSESTSTSTRRYTNQLLKATRNFGNYHGFALLGYEFNDGEYRHHGGEGTGVVPGFSQLDITSTPESVSGNKYEWAVQSFFANINADYDNKYLLQLSLRTDGASNFGSDAAYGTFFSLSGGWVATAEKWFKVPCIDYLKVRASYGSVGSRPNSLYPQYSLYNLEQSYNGVPGGVISQLENKKLTWEKTYTAGLGLDLNMFHRLRMTFDFYRKRTNNLLFAVPISGVMGVTSIWQNIGELTNTGFETTFSADIIKQKDFTWTFDANLSTNSNKIKRLYNGRDQIIGDDGIAGSTHTLLKPGLSADTYYLREWAGVDPSNGAPLWYTTDASGNRVTTNSYAKADQVALKQHASPSVFGSFSTTLTYKGFDLNAVFGYSLGASIYNYSRQEYDSDGAYTDRNQFRLQKGWSRWKAAGDHATHPVASYNNSSNSNKASTRYLESADFLKLRSVTLGYNFHLKSSIVKALRLYLSAENLFCITGYSGVDPELPAADSGRDTSGERSTALSISTGSGVYPSVRKFMLGVNVTF
- a CDS encoding RagB/SusD family nutrient uptake outer membrane protein, whose product is MKKIYMLLVAAATLVSCSVERHPEYMMDGDKVSHDVEGTFPTLLNGCYGYLKTWSDPMYRCGEYAGDNMMIRGTSTDAFYEFISYSRTPNNYRLQNFWDYSYKVIAQTSNIIKSTAEGQSTTTDTQLGECYYLRGMLYFYLCRAYGRPYTQNPETHLGVPIVNGTPDDPANAQLPDRATVKETYAQAISDLEKAASLMTEEIHPGEKCIFASKEAAWAMLSRIYLYMSGTYDSPNATFAKKSAEYATKVINSGKFSLLSREDYGKSNMLDPENNSENIFVVKRVESEYSGWDYYYTIGGMYSNIGGMGWGEMYASAKYLDLLNETGQNNWFKKEYTDIRAKFIEPQYRQEGNAYTPVFRFIKKVFDSNGTQVNFNYVQFRYTKHSDGTITCDTTENKVKKSYLLTPINAAQRLYSITYDGNTYQGVLDYEMKLNRVYPMFYVVKCSRQGGGENQLYSPIISRLDEMYLNRAEANVKLGQISAAMTDVNTIRSRAIIGGAYTATQFTAATAKALVDKERQLELAFQAERSYDVFRNGDVLTRRFPGPHKPMVDVPATDYRVVYFIPQSAINAYNGTLTQNPTSN